The following coding sequences are from one Haliotis asinina isolate JCU_RB_2024 chromosome 3, JCU_Hal_asi_v2, whole genome shotgun sequence window:
- the LOC137277735 gene encoding calcium and integrin-binding family member 2-like gives MGNKATTFTEDQLEAYQDCTFFTRKEILRVFKRFQMLDPDQIPFDMTGSETRTLKIPVETIENMSELKENPFKRRICEVFSEDGSGSMSFDDFLDMFSIFSEAAPRDIKTVYAFRIYDFDGDNYLNREDLEKTLYCLSGKELSTEEVTFVVDKVLEETDLDDDGSLSYIEFEHVISRAPDFLNTFHIRL, from the exons ATGGGAAACAAAGCTACAACGTTCACCGAGGATCAGTTAGAAGCATATCAG GACTGCACATTTTTTACCCGAAAAGAGATTTTGAG GGTGTTCAAACGCTTCCAGATGTTGGATCCTGATCAGATTCCTTTTGACATGACTGGTAGTGAGACGAGGACACTCAAGATCCCAGTGGAAACCATAGAGAACATGTCAGAACTCAAG GAGAATCCATTCAAGCGCCGTATCTGTGAGGTGTTCTCTGAGGATGGTAGTGGGAGCATGTCATTCGATGACTTTCTGGACATGTTTTCCATCTTCAGCGAGGCTGCACCTCGGGACATCAAAACTGTCTATGCATTTAGGATCTATG ATTTTGATGGTGACAACTACTTGAATCGAGAGGATCTAGAGAAGACACTCTATTGTCTGTCAGGGAAGGAGCTGTCTACAGAGGAGGTGACATTTGTTGTGGACAAG GTGTTGGAGGAGACAGATTTAGATGATGATGGATCGTTGTCATACATCGAGTTTGAGCATGTCATCTCCAGAGCACCAGACTTTCTCAA CACATTTCACATCAGGCTGTAG
- the LOC137277720 gene encoding uncharacterized protein translates to MYLMSFPRPPWQHIPSKQNAIRMRLPVKALVKRIFICFAFLYCLSCLRVFLPLPIQPMGVVHLAQLAVHWQRFPVEGADDIFLNNISVPVSVNVDAVSKYLNQTWTRTMHSEKDNIEKQFQPPMTNEQRLKMHVTLETFLQACEWANLTYFLIGGSLLGMYRHHGVIPWDDDTDIAMNASEWRKIRHVLSRVPGYELYAPSNVQWKFYMKNLEPIENKPFRWPNVDIFFYTEDSTYVWGLTADIKGEFFVKKTDLFPLQYRPFENRRAAVPCNTRDILIRRFGDLDICVSLAYGHRTSTSVTNVKKRPCKELYGSYPFVFRSSGSHGGVVETLKVGPHVVKNVTLPDFCSSTFLK, encoded by the coding sequence ATGTATCTGATGTCATTCCCTCGCCCACCTTGGCAGCACATACCTTCCAAACAGAACGCCATAAGAATGCGCCTCCCGGTCAAGGCGCTTGTGAAGAGGATCTTCATTTGCTTCGCGTTTCTCTATTGTTTGTCCTGTCTTCGCGTGTTTCTTCCTTTGCCCATTCAGCCAATGGGGGTCGTGCATTTGGCGCAGCTTGCCGTGCACTGGCAACGGTTTCCGGTTGAAGGAGCAGACGACATATTTTTGAACAATATCAGTGTGCCCGTGTCTGTAAACGTTGATGCTGTGTCCAAATATCTCAATCAGACGTGGACGAGAACTATGCATTCCGAGAAAGATAATATTGAAAAGCAGTTTCAACCGCCCATGACGAATGAACAACGTCTAAAAATGCACGTGACGTTGGAGACATTTCTTCAGGCTTGTGAATGGGCAAACCTGACGTACTTTCTGATAGGGGGCTCGTTGCTAGGCATGTACCGTCACCATGGAGTCATTCCGTGGGATGATGATACTGACATTGCCATGAATGCATCAGAATGGAGAAAAATCCGCCATGTTTTGTCACGTGTCCCAGGATATGAACTATATGCCCCTAGCAACGTTCAGTGGAAGTTTTACATGAAGAACCTTGAACCTATTGAAAATAAGCCTTTCAGATGGCCCAATGTGGATATATTCTTCTACACCGAAGATTCCACGTATGTATGGGGATTAACAGCGGATATTAAAGGAGaattttttgttaaaaaaacagaTTTGTTTCCACTCCAATACCGTCCATTTGAGAACAGAAGAGCAGCAGTCCCTTGTAACACGAGGGATATCCTCATCCgtaggtttggtgaccttgacatttGCGTTTCTCTGGCCTACGGGCATAGGACGAGCACCAGTGTGACGAATGTAAAGAAACGTCCCTGTAAGGAGCTCTATGGTTCGTATCCTTTTGTATTCAGGAGCTCCGGCAGTCATGGAGGTGTTGTGGAGACGTTGAAAGTTGGGCCTCACGTGGTTAAGAATGTTACGCTTCCTGATTTTTGTTCTTCAACGTTCCTCAAATGA